The proteins below come from a single Drosophila suzukii chromosome X, CBGP_Dsuzu_IsoJpt1.0, whole genome shotgun sequence genomic window:
- the LOC118878334 gene encoding uncharacterized protein isoform X2: MGSSETPCARQQQPLQLHKGASLHHPWPLSGGGGGAAGGVGGAPVTVVALRALAGWSKRRREIPSRRIIDWDRVTLPCHTVHRIARTPSFWVPKLPSRQPGCSG, from the coding sequence tgcTCGACAGCAGCAACCCCTGCAGTTGCACAAAGGTGCATCCTTGCATCATCCTTGGCCACtttctggtggtggtggtggtgctgctggtggtgtCGGTGGTGCACCTGTCACTGTGGTGGCCCTTCGCGCTCTCGCAGGCTGGTCGAAAAGGAGGAGAGAGATCCCGAGTCGCCGGATCATTGACTGGGATCGGGTTACCCTACCCTGCCACACAGTTCACAGAATCGCCAGGACTCCAAGTTTCTGGGTTCCTAAACTGCCGAGTCGTCAGCCTGGCTGCTCTGGCTAA